The proteins below come from a single Ictalurus punctatus breed USDA103 chromosome 29, Coco_2.0, whole genome shotgun sequence genomic window:
- the ldb2b gene encoding LIM domain-binding protein 2b isoform X3 — protein MSGAPRDPFYSSPFGPFYRRHAPSAAQPQYRIHELNKRLQSRSEDCDILWWDAFCTEFFEDDATLTLSFCLEDGPKTYTIGRALIPRFFGTLYEGGVYELFFELKHTKESFSSSAITVDCHQCTMITQHGKPTFTKVCTEGRLILLFTFDDLMRIKTWHFTISHYNELIPRSMLAVHAQDPGALEQLSKNISRVGLTNLTLNYLRLCMILEPMQELMSRHKTYGLSPRDCLKTCLFHQWQRMTTPPVGPSPNFKTEIFQTSSKKSETAKPTAKRRRRRNSAGSASNNSAGNSKKRSPANSFSLPTQPKRVAGESRGGGWLEAELR, from the exons ATGAGCGGCGCGCCGCGCGACCCTTTCTACTCCTCGCCGTTCGGCCCGTTCTACCGGAGGCACGCGCCCAGCGCCGCGCAGCCGCAGTACCGTATCCACGAGCTCAACAAGCGGCTCCAGAGCCGGAGCGAG gatTGTGATATATTATGGTGGGATGCGTTTTGCACCGAGTTCTTCGAGGACGATGCAACGTTAACGCTCTCCTTCTGTCTCGAGGATGGACCAAAGACATATA CGATCGGACGGGCGCTGATCCCCCGTTTCTTCGGCACGCTATACGAAGGAGGAGTGTACGAGCTGTTTTTCGAGCTCAAGCACACAAAAGAGTCATTCAGCAGCTCAGCCATCACTGTAGACTGCCACCAGTGCACCATGATAACACAACATGGCAAGCCAACGTTCacaaag GTGTGTACAGAGGGCCGTCTGATTTTGCTGTTTACCTTCGATGACCTCATGAGAATCAAGACATGGCACTTCACTATCTCACACTACAACGAGCTCATTCCTCGCAGCATGCTGGCCGTTCAT GCACAAGACCCTGGAGCTCTGGAGCAACTATCCAAAAACATCAGCAGAGTGGGACTAACCAATCTCACGCTGAACTACCTCAGA ctgTGTATGATTCTTGAGCCAATGCAGGAGCTGATGTCAAGGCACAAAACATATGGCTTGAGTCCCAGAGACTGCCTGAAGACTTGCCTCTTTCACCAGTGGCAAAGGATGACAACACCACCAg TCGGACCTTCGCCCAACTTTAAGACAGAAATTTTTCAGACAAGTTCCAAAAAAT CGGAAACAGCCAAACCAACAGcgaagagaagaagaaggcgGAACTCGGCTGGCAGCGCGTCCAATAACAGCGCAGGAAACAGCAAGAAACGCAGCCCGGCCAACAGCTTCAGTTTGCCCACGCAG
- the ldb2b gene encoding LIM domain-binding protein 2b isoform X2 — protein sequence MSGAPRDPFYSSPFGPFYRRHAPSAAQPQYRIHELNKRLQSRSEDCDILWWDAFCTEFFEDDATLTLSFCLEDGPKTYTIGRALIPRFFGTLYEGGVYELFFELKHTKESFSSSAITVDCHQCTMITQHGKPTFTKVCTEGRLILLFTFDDLMRIKTWHFTISHYNELIPRSMLAVHAQDPGALEQLSKNISRVGLTNLTLNYLRLCMILEPMQELMSRHKTYGLSPRDCLKTCLFHQWQRMTTPPVGPSPNFKTEIFQTSSKKSETAKPTAKRRRRRNSAGSASNNSAGNSKKRSPANSFSLPTQPKRVAGESRGGGWLEAELRM from the exons ATGAGCGGCGCGCCGCGCGACCCTTTCTACTCCTCGCCGTTCGGCCCGTTCTACCGGAGGCACGCGCCCAGCGCCGCGCAGCCGCAGTACCGTATCCACGAGCTCAACAAGCGGCTCCAGAGCCGGAGCGAG gatTGTGATATATTATGGTGGGATGCGTTTTGCACCGAGTTCTTCGAGGACGATGCAACGTTAACGCTCTCCTTCTGTCTCGAGGATGGACCAAAGACATATA CGATCGGACGGGCGCTGATCCCCCGTTTCTTCGGCACGCTATACGAAGGAGGAGTGTACGAGCTGTTTTTCGAGCTCAAGCACACAAAAGAGTCATTCAGCAGCTCAGCCATCACTGTAGACTGCCACCAGTGCACCATGATAACACAACATGGCAAGCCAACGTTCacaaag GTGTGTACAGAGGGCCGTCTGATTTTGCTGTTTACCTTCGATGACCTCATGAGAATCAAGACATGGCACTTCACTATCTCACACTACAACGAGCTCATTCCTCGCAGCATGCTGGCCGTTCAT GCACAAGACCCTGGAGCTCTGGAGCAACTATCCAAAAACATCAGCAGAGTGGGACTAACCAATCTCACGCTGAACTACCTCAGA ctgTGTATGATTCTTGAGCCAATGCAGGAGCTGATGTCAAGGCACAAAACATATGGCTTGAGTCCCAGAGACTGCCTGAAGACTTGCCTCTTTCACCAGTGGCAAAGGATGACAACACCACCAg TCGGACCTTCGCCCAACTTTAAGACAGAAATTTTTCAGACAAGTTCCAAAAAAT CGGAAACAGCCAAACCAACAGcgaagagaagaagaaggcgGAACTCGGCTGGCAGCGCGTCCAATAACAGCGCAGGAAACAGCAAGAAACGCAGCCCGGCCAACAGCTTCAGTTTGCCCACGCAG